The following are encoded in a window of Phaseolus vulgaris cultivar G19833 chromosome 3, P. vulgaris v2.0, whole genome shotgun sequence genomic DNA:
- the LOC137806739 gene encoding 1-aminocyclopropane-1-carboxylate oxidase, giving the protein MENFPVVDMGNLNNEERGATMEKIKDACENWGFFELVNHGISLELMDSVERLTKEHYRTCMEQRFKEMVASKGLESAQSEINDLDWESTFFLRHLPVSNISEIPDLGEDHRKVMKDFAVELEKLAELLLDLLCENLGLEKGYLKKVFYGSKGPNFGTKVSNYPPCPKPELIKGLRAHTDAGGIILLFQDHKVSGLQLLKDGHWIDVPPMRHSIVINLGDQLEVITNGKYKSVVHRVITQSDGNRMSIASFYNPGNDAVIAPAAAMVKEDESSQVYPKFVFDDYMKLYAGLKFQAKEPRFQAMKAMESSNINLGPIATV; this is encoded by the exons ATGGAGAATTTTCCAGTTGTTGACATGGGGAACCTTAACAATGAAGAGAGAGGAGCAACCATGGAGAAAATAAAAGATGCCTGTGAGAATTGGGGTTTCTTTGAG TTGGTGAACCATGGGATATCCCTAGAGTTGATGGACTCCGTGGAGAGGCTCACAAAAGAGCACTACAGAACGTGTATGGAACAAAGGTTCAAGGAAATGGTAGCAAGCAAAGGTTTGGAGTCTGCTCAGTCTGAAATCAATGACTTGGACTGGGAAAGCACCTTCTTTTTGCGCCATCTTCCTGTCTCTAACATTTCAGAGATCCCTGATCTTGGTGAAGATCACAG GAAGGTGATGAAGGATTTTGCAGTGGAACTGGAGAAACTGGCTGAGCTACTTCTTGACTTGCTGTGTGAGAATCTTGGGCTGGAGAAAGGGTATCTGAAGAAGGTGTTCTATGGGTCAAAGGGTCCAAATTTTGGCACCAAAGTTAGCAACTACCCTCCTTGTCCCAAGCCAGAGCTCATAAAGGGTCTGAGAGCTCACACAGATGCTGGTGGCATCATTCTACTGTTCCAAGATCACAAGGTCAGTGGATTGCAGCTCCTCAAGGATGGTCACTGGATTGATGTTCCCCCAATGCGCCACTCCATTGTCATCAACCTTGGAGACCAACTTGAG GTGATCACAAATGGAAAATACAAGAGTGTGGTGCACCGTGTGATTACCCAAAGTGATGGGAACAGAATGTCCATAGCCTCGTTTTACAATCCAGGCAATGATGCAGTGATTGCTCCAGCAGCAGCCATGGTGAAGGAAGATGAGAGTAGCCAAGTTTATCCCAAGTTTGTTTTTGATGATTACATGAAGCTCTATGCTGGCCTTAAATTCCAGGCCAAAGAGCCAAGATTTCAAGCTATGAAGGCCATGGAGTCATCCAACATTAATTTGGGGCCAATAGCAACTGTCTAA